The following coding sequences lie in one Pseudoxanthomonas sp. SE1 genomic window:
- a CDS encoding argininosuccinate synthase: MTASDSKDIVLAFSGGLDTSFCVPYLKERGWNVHTVFADTGGVDAEERAYIEQRAADLGVASHVTVDGGPAIWEGFVKPFVWAGEGYQGQYPLLVSDRYLIVDAALKRAAELGTNAIAHGCTGMGNDQVRFDLAVKASGDYRIVAPIREIQKEHTQTRAYEQAYLEERGFGVRAKQKSYTINENLLGLTMSGGEIDTWSAPGEGARGWCAPRAEWPVEPLRVTVGFKNGEAVSLDGQPVAGAALLAKLNALFAPYGVGRGVYTGDTVIGLKGRIVYEAPGLISLLAAHRALEETVLTKQQNRFKPEIARKWVELVYEGFYHDPLKADLEAFLQSSQATVNGEVVLETRGGRVDAVAVKSPHILNAKGATYAQSADWGVEEAEGFIKLFGMSSTLWAEINR, encoded by the coding sequence ATGACTGCTTCCGACTCCAAAGACATCGTCCTCGCCTTTTCCGGCGGCCTCGACACCAGCTTCTGCGTGCCCTACCTGAAGGAGCGCGGCTGGAACGTGCACACCGTGTTCGCCGACACCGGCGGTGTGGATGCAGAAGAGCGCGCCTACATCGAACAGCGCGCCGCCGACCTGGGCGTGGCCAGCCACGTCACCGTCGATGGCGGCCCGGCGATCTGGGAGGGCTTCGTCAAGCCGTTCGTGTGGGCGGGTGAGGGTTACCAGGGGCAATACCCGCTGCTGGTGTCCGACCGCTACCTGATCGTCGACGCCGCGCTGAAGCGGGCCGCCGAACTGGGCACGAACGCGATCGCGCACGGCTGCACCGGCATGGGCAACGACCAGGTGCGCTTCGACCTCGCCGTGAAGGCCAGCGGCGATTACCGCATCGTGGCGCCGATCCGTGAGATCCAGAAGGAACACACCCAGACCCGCGCCTACGAACAGGCCTATCTGGAAGAGCGCGGCTTCGGCGTGCGCGCCAAGCAGAAGAGCTACACCATCAACGAGAACCTGCTGGGCCTGACGATGTCCGGCGGCGAGATCGACACGTGGTCCGCCCCCGGCGAGGGCGCCCGTGGCTGGTGCGCGCCGCGCGCCGAATGGCCGGTGGAGCCGCTGCGGGTGACGGTCGGCTTCAAGAACGGCGAGGCGGTCAGCCTGGACGGACAGCCCGTCGCCGGTGCCGCGCTGCTGGCGAAGTTGAACGCGCTGTTCGCGCCTTACGGCGTGGGCCGTGGCGTGTACACCGGCGACACCGTGATCGGCCTGAAGGGGCGCATCGTGTACGAAGCCCCGGGTCTGATCTCGCTGCTGGCCGCGCACCGCGCGCTGGAAGAGACCGTGCTGACCAAGCAGCAGAACCGCTTCAAGCCCGAGATCGCGCGCAAGTGGGTCGAACTGGTGTACGAAGGCTTCTACCACGACCCGCTGAAGGCTGACCTGGAAGCGTTCCTGCAGTCCTCGCAGGCCACCGTCAACGGCGAGGTGGTACTGGAAACCCGTGGCGGCCGCGTCGATGCGGTGGCGGTGAAGTCCCCGCACATCCTCAATGCCAAGGGCGCGACCTACGCGCAGTCGGCGGACTGGGGCGTCGAAGAAGCCGAAGGCTTCATCAAGCTGTTCGGCATGAGCTCGACGCTGTGGGCCGAGATCAACCGCTGA
- a CDS encoding M23 family metallopeptidase — MPLVAAQDVAPAAPVSQEERVVFPASVSQGALVFGKVPPGSQVRYRDRLLRTTGYGTVVLGVGRDETGPLQVSVTTPSGRSESVSIPVAPRDWPVENVNGVPPRTVNPPPEIAARIQREQARVTAARVRDDERADFALPFQWPVQGRISGRFGNARVYNGQPGAGHSGMDIAAPNGTPVKAPAGGVVTFAAPDLYLTGGTLLLDHGHGVSSNFLHLSRIDVKVGDRVEPGQVIGAVGATGRATGPHLHWGMNWFDVRIDPLLVLERGK; from the coding sequence ATTCCCCTGGTTGCCGCGCAGGATGTGGCACCCGCCGCACCCGTTTCGCAGGAAGAACGCGTGGTGTTCCCGGCCAGCGTGTCGCAGGGTGCGCTGGTGTTCGGCAAAGTCCCGCCGGGCAGCCAGGTACGGTATCGCGACCGCCTGCTGCGCACGACGGGCTACGGCACCGTGGTGCTTGGCGTGGGCCGCGATGAAACCGGTCCGCTGCAGGTCTCGGTCACCACGCCCTCCGGCCGCAGCGAATCCGTCAGCATCCCCGTGGCTCCACGTGACTGGCCGGTGGAGAACGTCAATGGCGTGCCACCCAGGACGGTCAATCCGCCGCCGGAGATCGCCGCACGCATCCAGCGCGAGCAGGCACGGGTGACCGCAGCACGCGTACGCGACGACGAACGCGCCGACTTCGCCCTGCCCTTCCAGTGGCCGGTACAGGGCCGCATCAGTGGCCGCTTCGGCAATGCCCGCGTCTACAACGGCCAGCCCGGTGCGGGGCATTCCGGCATGGATATCGCCGCGCCGAACGGCACGCCCGTGAAGGCACCTGCCGGTGGCGTGGTGACCTTCGCCGCCCCCGACCTCTACCTGACCGGCGGCACGCTGTTGCTGGACCACGGCCATGGCGTCAGTTCCAACTTCCTGCACCTGTCGCGCATCGACGTGAAGGTGGGGGATCGCGTGGAACCGGGCCAAGTGATCGGCGCCGTCGGTGCGACCGGGCGCGCGACGGGGCCGCATCTGCATTGGGGGATGAACTGGTTCGATGTGCGCATCGACCCGCTGCTGGTCCTCGAACGCGGAAAGTAG
- a CDS encoding SufE family protein yields the protein MTDTIFPLEPTAADAQAAIKDEFAFFSDWSERYQYLIDLGRKLPAFPDEWKREEHRLLGCQSMVWIVPEGDAAKLDFHAVSDSAIVSGLIFLALRVYAGRPAAEILATSPDYIADIGLAKHLSPTRSNGLASLLAFIRETAANAK from the coding sequence ATGACCGACACGATCTTCCCGCTCGAACCCACCGCCGCCGATGCGCAGGCCGCCATCAAGGACGAATTCGCCTTCTTCAGCGACTGGTCCGAGCGCTACCAGTACCTGATCGACCTGGGCCGCAAGCTGCCCGCGTTCCCGGATGAGTGGAAGCGGGAAGAACACCGCCTGCTCGGCTGCCAGTCGATGGTGTGGATCGTGCCCGAGGGCGACGCGGCGAAACTCGATTTCCATGCCGTCAGTGATTCGGCCATCGTGTCGGGACTTATCTTCCTGGCCCTGCGCGTCTACGCCGGGCGGCCTGCCGCGGAAATCCTGGCGACCTCGCCCGACTACATCGCCGACATCGGCCTGGCCAAGCATCTCTCGCCCACGCGCAGCAACGGCCTGGCGTCGTTGCTGGCCTTCATCCGCGAGACGGCCGCCAACGCGAAGTGA
- the cysS gene encoding cysteine--tRNA ligase: MTLRLHNNLTRRVEEFEPLGPVPTMYVCGPTVYNYVHIGNARGPVVFGVLAALLRRRYGALRYARNITDVDDKINAAAKELGVAISAITDRYADAYRQDMAGLGVTGEFSPDIEPAATAHIPHIIAMIEQLIAGGHAYAAEGHVLFSVGSFPEYGKLSRRDPEEMLAGARVEVAPYKRDPGDFVLWKPSTPDLPGWESPWGVGRPGWHIECSAMAAAHLGETIDIHAGGVDLQFPHHENEVAQSECAHKHADGSHKTFARFWLHNGMLNFGGAKMSKSLGNIEKVHDLLQQHPPEALRYALLSAHYRQPLDWSEALVEQSKNTLDRLYGTLRDLGEIKVVPLTPQVIEEALSDDLNTPQALAEVARIAADARKATTPEGRQRLKAELLGAGLVLGLLQQDPAEWFGRGTSSDDDARIQALIDERAAAKKSRDFARSDAIRDQLAAEGILLEDTPQGVRWKRA, from the coding sequence ATGACCTTGCGCCTGCACAACAACCTCACCCGCCGGGTCGAGGAATTCGAACCACTCGGCCCCGTCCCCACGATGTACGTGTGCGGACCCACCGTCTACAACTACGTCCATATCGGCAATGCCCGCGGGCCGGTGGTGTTCGGCGTGCTGGCCGCGCTGCTGCGCCGGCGCTACGGCGCGCTGCGCTACGCGCGCAACATCACCGACGTGGACGACAAGATCAACGCAGCGGCGAAGGAGCTTGGCGTGGCGATTTCGGCCATCACCGACCGCTACGCCGATGCCTACCGGCAGGACATGGCCGGGCTGGGCGTGACCGGTGAATTCAGTCCGGACATCGAGCCGGCCGCCACGGCGCACATACCCCACATCATCGCGATGATCGAGCAACTGATCGCGGGTGGCCACGCCTACGCCGCGGAAGGCCACGTGCTCTTCTCGGTCGGCAGCTTCCCGGAATACGGCAAGCTGTCGCGGCGCGACCCGGAAGAGATGCTGGCCGGGGCGCGCGTGGAAGTGGCGCCATACAAGCGCGATCCTGGCGATTTCGTGCTGTGGAAGCCCTCCACGCCGGACCTGCCGGGCTGGGAGTCGCCCTGGGGCGTCGGCCGCCCCGGCTGGCATATCGAGTGCTCGGCGATGGCCGCCGCGCACCTCGGCGAGACCATCGACATCCACGCCGGTGGCGTGGACCTGCAGTTCCCGCATCACGAGAACGAAGTGGCGCAGAGCGAGTGCGCGCACAAGCACGCCGACGGGTCGCACAAGACGTTCGCGCGTTTCTGGCTGCACAACGGCATGCTCAATTTCGGCGGCGCCAAGATGAGCAAGTCGCTGGGCAACATCGAGAAGGTCCACGACCTGTTGCAACAGCACCCGCCGGAAGCGCTGCGCTACGCACTGCTTTCCGCGCACTACCGCCAGCCGCTGGACTGGTCGGAAGCGCTGGTCGAACAGTCGAAGAACACGCTGGACCGGCTGTACGGCACGCTGCGCGACCTGGGCGAGATCAAGGTCGTGCCGCTCACGCCGCAGGTCATCGAGGAGGCGCTCAGCGATGATCTGAACACGCCACAGGCGCTGGCCGAAGTCGCCCGCATCGCCGCAGATGCCCGCAAGGCGACGACGCCAGAGGGTCGGCAGCGTCTGAAAGCCGAGCTGCTAGGCGCAGGCCTCGTGCTCGGCCTGCTCCAGCAGGACCCCGCCGAATGGTTCGGCCGCGGCACCTCGTCCGATGACGACGCGCGCATCCAGGCGCTGATCGACGAGCGCGCCGCCGCGAAGAAGTCCCGCGACTTCGCGCGCTCCGATGCCATCCGCGACCAGCTGGCGGCCGAAGGCATCCTGCTGGAAGACACGCCGCAGGGCGTACGCTGGAAGCGTGCGTGA
- the yidD gene encoding membrane protein insertion efficiency factor YidD → MLARLLILLLKGYKRFISPLLGPRCRFVPSCSEYAMEAIGRFGPLKGGWLAVRRIGRCHPLHPGGHDPVPPRDGADLPHSCTGNH, encoded by the coding sequence ATGCTCGCCCGCCTGCTCATCCTGCTGCTGAAGGGCTACAAGCGCTTCATCAGTCCGCTGCTGGGGCCTCGCTGCCGCTTCGTGCCCTCCTGTTCGGAGTACGCCATGGAGGCCATCGGCCGCTTCGGCCCGCTGAAGGGCGGCTGGCTGGCGGTGCGCCGGATAGGCCGCTGCCACCCGCTCCACCCCGGCGGCCACGACCCGGTTCCTCCCCGGGACGGCGCCGACCTCCCCCACTCCTGCACAGGAAACCACTGA
- a CDS encoding MFS transporter produces the protein MSEAGSRSAFSLLRNRGYSAVLAYRICALLSYQIVAVTVGWHIYELTRDPFSLGLVGLAEVLPFFCVAPFAGYLVDHLPRRRIGMVACGALATTAVILVAVSAGWLPFQGTWPIYAAIALTGMARSFLSPVYNALFAKVLPREDFVRAAGLGSVIFQAALVTGPALGGLLVGFGGKTLSYAMAVVFALMAGIVLARLRVEEPGPPAVSLPVFASIAQGGRFVLGNQIMLGAMALDMFSVLLGGVVAMLPAFIHDILHYGPEGLGILRAMPAAGSVCVGLWLARHPLQKHAGRVLLFAVAGFGLSVIAFGLSRSFWLSAGILLFYGMCDGVSVVVRSTILQLSTPDEMRGRVSSINGIFVSSSNELGAFYAGTMARLLGLVPAVIVGGFAILSVAGFTAWKAPRLRRLDLRELQ, from the coding sequence GTGAGCGAAGCCGGTTCCCGCTCCGCCTTCTCGCTGCTGCGCAACCGCGGCTACTCCGCGGTACTGGCCTACCGCATCTGCGCACTGTTGTCGTACCAGATCGTCGCGGTCACGGTCGGCTGGCATATCTACGAACTGACCCGCGATCCGTTCTCGCTCGGCCTGGTCGGGCTGGCCGAAGTACTGCCGTTCTTCTGCGTGGCGCCGTTCGCGGGTTATCTGGTCGACCACCTGCCGCGACGACGGATCGGCATGGTCGCCTGCGGCGCACTGGCGACCACGGCAGTGATCCTGGTGGCCGTGTCTGCGGGTTGGCTGCCCTTCCAGGGGACATGGCCCATCTACGCGGCCATCGCACTGACCGGCATGGCGCGCTCGTTCCTCAGTCCGGTCTACAACGCCCTGTTCGCCAAAGTGCTGCCACGCGAGGACTTCGTGCGCGCCGCAGGGCTGGGCAGCGTGATCTTCCAGGCCGCGCTGGTCACCGGCCCCGCGCTGGGCGGGCTGCTGGTCGGCTTTGGCGGCAAGACGCTGTCGTACGCGATGGCGGTGGTGTTCGCACTGATGGCCGGCATCGTGCTGGCGCGGCTGCGCGTGGAAGAGCCGGGGCCGCCGGCGGTCAGCCTGCCGGTCTTCGCGAGCATCGCGCAGGGCGGGCGTTTCGTGCTGGGCAACCAGATCATGCTGGGTGCGATGGCGCTGGACATGTTCTCGGTGCTGCTGGGCGGTGTGGTGGCCATGCTGCCGGCTTTCATCCACGACATCCTCCATTACGGGCCGGAAGGCCTGGGCATCCTGCGTGCGATGCCGGCGGCGGGCTCGGTCTGCGTGGGCCTGTGGCTGGCGCGCCATCCGCTGCAGAAGCACGCCGGGCGCGTCCTGCTGTTCGCTGTCGCGGGTTTTGGGCTGAGCGTCATCGCCTTCGGCCTGTCGCGCAGCTTCTGGCTGTCGGCGGGGATCCTGCTGTTCTACGGCATGTGCGATGGCGTTTCGGTGGTGGTCCGCTCGACCATCCTGCAACTGTCCACGCCGGACGAAATGCGCGGACGGGTGTCGTCGATCAACGGCATCTTCGTCAGTTCGTCGAACGAACTGGGTGCGTTCTACGCCGGTACGATGGCAAGACTGCTGGGGCTGGTGCCTGCCGTGATCGTGGGCGGTTTCGCGATCCTCTCCGTCGCCGGGTTCACCGCGTGGAAGGCGCCGCGGCTGCGGCGGCTGGACCTGCGCGAGCTGCAGTAG
- a CDS encoding diguanylate cyclase — MGNPRRLARDWLLWFCLIGWAMPATAQTLSLARLDADPPARDVVSGKVDAQFVVADRDGVIFESQTSPRWWRVVSPVDVDAGLQPHLVVRAPYQNRMELWTREGTPVVRALFGADADLAFSARALAFPLPEGVRAGQPLYLRVISVGGTPMPLSIQPLRDVHRQDLEHVAWRAMVLGAMCVLSVLALGFCIGLGERSYGFLALTLLSQALFLALAGGELRSIEVFGHALGADPRMSRIAGMLSVIASNTFLAFYLDLAHRGPVLARVLRACNVLLGGLMLASLASTSLLVPRAGNLILLVATACVLLACIRGALRNERPAFFLLLSWLPMISLTAARVGELLGWWVGPAWLIHAFPLGFALAGLVLTVGLADKMQQLRRDRDRASRMAALDMLTGVLSRTAIIDQLQREVELAHARGTPLSVVFFDIDHFKRINDEHGHPVGDQSLRLVATRTRGKLRKHDFLGRYGGDEMLVILPGTALDDALTVAEHLREAVNNRPLTIDGRAIDTSLSLGVAQLGAGETFERLLERVDTALYSSKSAGRDRVTGDLSPQPGDA, encoded by the coding sequence ATGGGGAATCCACGGCGCCTGGCCAGAGACTGGTTGCTCTGGTTCTGCCTGATCGGGTGGGCGATGCCCGCCACCGCGCAAACGCTTTCGCTGGCCCGGCTCGACGCCGATCCGCCGGCGCGCGATGTCGTGTCCGGCAAAGTGGATGCGCAGTTTGTCGTGGCCGACCGCGATGGCGTGATCTTCGAATCCCAGACATCGCCCCGTTGGTGGCGTGTCGTCAGCCCCGTGGACGTGGATGCAGGCCTGCAACCGCACCTGGTGGTGCGCGCGCCGTACCAGAACCGGATGGAACTTTGGACCCGTGAAGGAACGCCGGTCGTGCGCGCGCTGTTTGGCGCGGACGCCGACCTCGCGTTCTCGGCGCGCGCACTGGCGTTCCCGTTGCCGGAAGGCGTCCGGGCCGGCCAGCCCCTCTACCTGCGGGTGATCTCGGTGGGCGGCACGCCGATGCCGCTGTCGATCCAGCCCTTGCGCGACGTCCATCGGCAGGACCTGGAACACGTGGCTTGGCGGGCGATGGTCCTGGGTGCGATGTGCGTGCTCTCGGTGCTGGCATTGGGGTTCTGCATCGGGCTGGGGGAGCGCAGCTACGGATTCCTGGCGCTGACCCTGCTCTCGCAGGCGTTGTTCCTCGCGCTCGCGGGCGGCGAACTGCGCAGCATCGAGGTCTTCGGCCATGCGTTGGGTGCGGATCCCCGGATGTCGCGCATCGCCGGCATGCTGTCGGTGATCGCCAGCAATACCTTCCTCGCGTTCTATCTGGATCTGGCGCATCGCGGCCCGGTGCTCGCCCGCGTGCTGCGCGCATGCAACGTGCTGCTGGGCGGCCTGATGCTCGCTTCCCTGGCGAGTACCAGCCTGCTGGTTCCCCGTGCGGGCAACCTCATCTTGCTGGTCGCGACAGCCTGCGTGCTGCTGGCCTGCATCCGTGGCGCGTTGCGCAACGAGCGTCCGGCGTTCTTCCTGTTGCTGTCGTGGCTCCCGATGATCTCGCTCACCGCGGCGCGCGTGGGCGAACTGCTCGGCTGGTGGGTGGGGCCGGCCTGGCTGATACATGCATTCCCGCTCGGCTTCGCGCTGGCCGGATTGGTGCTGACGGTCGGCCTGGCGGACAAGATGCAGCAACTGCGCCGCGACCGCGACCGCGCCAGCCGCATGGCTGCGCTGGACATGCTGACGGGCGTGCTGTCGCGCACCGCGATCATCGACCAGCTGCAGCGCGAAGTGGAACTCGCCCACGCCCGTGGCACGCCATTGTCGGTGGTGTTCTTCGACATCGACCACTTCAAGCGGATCAACGACGAGCACGGTCACCCGGTAGGCGACCAGAGTCTGCGGCTGGTCGCCACCCGTACCCGGGGAAAACTGCGCAAGCACGATTTCCTCGGGCGCTACGGTGGCGACGAAATGCTGGTGATCCTGCCCGGCACCGCGCTCGATGACGCGCTGACCGTGGCCGAACACCTGCGCGAAGCAGTGAACAACCGGCCATTGACCATCGATGGCCGCGCGATCGACACCAGTCTCAGCCTGGGCGTGGCGCAGCTGGGCGCCGGCGAAACCTTTGAACGCCTGCTGGAGCGCGTGGACACGGCGCTGTACTCCAGCAAGTCCGCGGGCCGCGACCGCGTGACGGGCGACCTTTCCCCACAACCCGGAGATGCATGA
- a CDS encoding dihydroorotase, with protein MPATVIVNARMVNEGRVTEGDLRFENGRIARIAAEIVPQGGDTVIDAAGRWLLPGMIDDQVHFREPGMPHKGDMATESAAAVAGGLTTFMDMPNTSPPTLDAAALEDKYQRAKGRAWGNYGFYMGASNDNLEAIRTLDPKTAPGIKVFMGASTGNMLVDNPDTLDAIFREAPTPIITHCEDTPTIDANLAAFQARYGDALSAEHHPDIRSREACIKSTRLAMSLARKHGTRLHVLHISTADELALFTPGPLVHADGARKRITAETCIHFLRFDRADYATLGNLIKCNPAIKDASDREALIKALVDDVIDVLATDHAPHTLEEKEKPYVQAPSGLPLVQYALVAALELVHEGRMDVTRVVQKFAHAPAQLFDVKERGYLREGYFADLVLIDDEPFTVKREDVLSKVGWSPFEGRTFRSRVGATWVNGRMVWNGEQLVGTPVGQRLEFAR; from the coding sequence ATGCCCGCCACCGTCATCGTCAACGCCCGCATGGTCAACGAGGGCCGCGTCACCGAGGGTGACCTGCGCTTCGAGAATGGCCGCATCGCGCGAATCGCCGCCGAGATCGTGCCCCAGGGCGGCGATACCGTCATCGATGCCGCCGGCCGCTGGTTGTTGCCGGGGATGATCGACGACCAGGTGCATTTCCGCGAACCCGGCATGCCGCACAAGGGCGACATGGCCACCGAATCCGCCGCGGCGGTGGCTGGCGGCCTGACCACGTTCATGGACATGCCCAACACCAGTCCGCCGACGCTGGACGCCGCTGCGCTGGAGGACAAGTACCAGCGCGCCAAGGGCCGCGCCTGGGGCAATTACGGCTTCTACATGGGCGCCAGCAACGACAATCTGGAGGCGATCCGTACCCTGGACCCGAAGACCGCGCCGGGCATCAAGGTGTTCATGGGCGCCTCCACCGGCAACATGCTGGTCGACAACCCGGACACGCTGGACGCGATCTTCCGCGAGGCGCCCACGCCGATCATCACCCACTGCGAAGACACCCCGACCATCGACGCTAACCTGGCCGCATTCCAGGCCAGGTACGGCGATGCCCTGTCGGCCGAGCACCACCCCGACATCCGCAGTCGCGAAGCCTGCATCAAGTCCACCCGCCTGGCCATGTCGCTGGCGCGCAAGCACGGCACCCGCCTGCACGTGCTGCACATCTCCACCGCCGACGAACTGGCGCTGTTCACGCCCGGCCCCCTGGTGCACGCGGATGGCGCGCGCAAGCGCATCACGGCGGAGACCTGCATCCACTTCCTGCGCTTCGACCGCGCGGACTACGCGACGCTGGGCAACCTGATCAAGTGCAACCCCGCCATCAAGGATGCCAGCGACCGCGAAGCGCTGATCAAGGCGCTGGTGGACGACGTGATCGATGTGCTGGCCACCGACCATGCGCCGCACACGCTCGAAGAAAAGGAAAAGCCCTACGTGCAGGCGCCTTCCGGCCTGCCGCTGGTGCAATACGCGCTGGTCGCCGCCTTGGAACTGGTGCATGAAGGCCGCATGGACGTGACCCGCGTGGTGCAGAAGTTCGCGCATGCGCCCGCGCAGTTGTTCGACGTCAAGGAACGCGGCTATCTGCGCGAGGGTTACTTCGCCGATCTGGTGCTGATCGACGACGAGCCGTTCACCGTGAAGCGTGAGGACGTATTGTCCAAGGTCGGCTGGTCGCCTTTCGAAGGCCGCACGTTCCGGTCCCGCGTCGGCGCCACGTGGGTCAATGGCCGCATGGTCTGGAACGGCGAGCAACTGGTCGGCACGCCGGTCGGCCAGCGCCTGGAGTTCGCACGTTGA
- a CDS encoding acetylornithine deacetylase produces the protein MLPSVLQHLDKLVSFDTRNPPRDIGTDGIFDYLRTQLADFTIEVTDHGAGAVSFFAVRGQPKRVFNVHLDTVPSSPAWSASPHVLRIEGDRAIGLGACDIKGAAAALVAAAQVTQGDAAFLFTTDEEANDARCIAAFLARDHGFGEAIIAEPTRCEAVLAHRGISAVRMAFKGQAGHASAENALSLSALHNAMRWGTSALDFVQAQHHLRFGGLTGLRFNIGRVEGGIKANMIAPSAEVRFGFRPLPSQDMDELHATFRSFASAEALAEYEETFRGPSLPSGDVARAEERRLAARDLADDLGLPIGNAVDFWTEASLFSAAGLTAFVYGPGDIAQAHTADEWVSLEQLQRYADSIVRILQ, from the coding sequence ATGCTGCCATCCGTTCTCCAACACCTCGACAAGCTGGTGTCCTTCGACACCCGCAACCCGCCGCGCGACATCGGCACCGACGGCATATTCGACTATCTGCGCACGCAACTGGCGGACTTCACCATCGAAGTGACCGACCACGGCGCTGGCGCGGTGTCGTTCTTCGCCGTGCGCGGACAGCCGAAGCGGGTGTTCAACGTTCACCTGGACACGGTGCCATCGTCGCCGGCATGGAGCGCCAGTCCGCATGTGTTGCGCATCGAAGGCGACCGCGCCATCGGTCTGGGTGCCTGCGACATCAAGGGTGCAGCAGCGGCGCTGGTCGCCGCAGCGCAGGTGACGCAGGGCGATGCCGCGTTCCTGTTCACCACCGATGAGGAAGCGAACGATGCCCGCTGCATCGCCGCGTTCCTGGCGCGCGACCACGGGTTCGGCGAGGCGATCATCGCCGAACCGACCCGCTGCGAAGCCGTGCTCGCGCACCGTGGCATCAGCGCCGTGCGCATGGCCTTCAAGGGACAGGCAGGCCACGCTTCTGCCGAGAACGCGCTGTCGCTGAGCGCGCTCCACAACGCCATGCGCTGGGGCACGAGCGCGCTGGATTTCGTGCAGGCCCAGCATCACCTGCGTTTCGGCGGACTGACCGGCCTGCGCTTCAACATCGGCCGGGTCGAAGGCGGCATCAAGGCGAACATGATCGCGCCCAGCGCAGAGGTCCGGTTCGGCTTCCGGCCGCTGCCGTCGCAGGACATGGACGAGTTGCATGCCACCTTCCGCAGCTTCGCCAGTGCCGAGGCGCTGGCCGAGTACGAGGAAACCTTCCGCGGCCCGTCGTTGCCATCGGGCGATGTCGCGCGGGCGGAGGAGCGCCGGCTGGCCGCGCGCGACCTGGCCGACGATCTGGGTCTGCCGATCGGCAATGCGGTGGATTTCTGGACCGAAGCCTCGCTGTTCTCGGCGGCAGGTCTCACCGCGTTCGTCTACGGTCCTGGCGACATCGCGCAGGCGCACACCGCCGACGAATGGGTCTCGCTGGAGCAGTTGCAGCGGTATGCCGACAGCATCGTCAGGATCCTCCAATAA
- a CDS encoding N-acetylornithine carbamoyltransferase: MKHFLNTQDWSRTELDALLTQAALYKQHKLGDALKGKSIALVFFNPSMRTRTSFELGAFQLGGHAVVLQPGKDAWPIEFNLGTVMDGDTEEHIAEVAKVLGRYVDLIGVRAFPKFVDWAYDREDIVLKSFAKYSPVPVINMETITHPCQELAHALALQEHFGTSDLRGKKYVLTWTYHPKPLNTAVANSALTIATRMGMDVTLLCPTSDYILDERYMGWAEQNVAESGGSLTISHDTDSAYAGADVVYAKSWGALPFFGNWEPEKPIRDQYKHFIVDERKMALTNNGVFSHCLPLRRNVKATDGVMDSPQCIAINEAENRLHVQKAIMAALVK; the protein is encoded by the coding sequence ATGAAGCACTTCTTGAACACGCAGGACTGGAGCCGCACCGAACTGGACGCCTTGCTGACACAGGCCGCGTTGTACAAGCAGCACAAGCTGGGCGATGCGCTGAAGGGCAAGTCCATCGCGCTGGTGTTCTTCAATCCTTCGATGCGTACCCGCACCAGCTTCGAGCTGGGCGCGTTCCAGCTGGGTGGCCATGCCGTGGTGCTGCAGCCGGGCAAGGACGCGTGGCCCATCGAGTTCAACCTGGGCACGGTGATGGACGGAGACACCGAGGAACACATCGCCGAGGTGGCCAAGGTGCTGGGCCGCTACGTGGACCTGATCGGCGTGCGGGCCTTCCCGAAGTTCGTCGACTGGGCCTATGACCGCGAGGACATCGTGCTGAAGTCGTTCGCCAAGTACTCGCCGGTGCCGGTGATCAACATGGAGACGATCACCCATCCCTGCCAGGAACTGGCCCACGCGCTGGCGTTGCAGGAGCACTTCGGCACGTCCGACCTGCGCGGCAAGAAATACGTGCTCACCTGGACGTACCATCCCAAGCCGCTGAACACCGCGGTCGCCAATTCCGCGCTGACCATCGCCACGCGCATGGGTATGGACGTCACCCTGCTGTGCCCGACGTCGGACTACATCCTGGACGAACGCTACATGGGCTGGGCCGAGCAGAACGTGGCTGAAAGCGGCGGTTCGCTGACCATCAGTCACGACACGGACAGCGCCTATGCCGGTGCCGACGTGGTCTACGCCAAGAGCTGGGGCGCGCTGCCCTTCTTCGGCAACTGGGAGCCCGAGAAGCCCATCCGCGACCAGTACAAGCACTTCATCGTCGACGAGCGGAAGATGGCGCTGACCAACAACGGTGTCTTCAGCCACTGCCTTCCGTTGCGCCGCAACGTGAAGGCCACCGACGGCGTGATGGACTCGCCGCAGTGCATCGCGATCAATGAAGCCGAAAATCGCCTGCATGTGCAGAAGGCGATCATGGCCGCGTTGGTGAAGTAG